In Deinococcus irradiatisoli, the genomic stretch CTGATAGCCCTCTTCCTGCACGGCGTTCAACAGCGCCTGCGGCTCGGCCTCGCCGCGCACGCGGGCCAGACCGCTGCTGAGGTCCACCGACACCTCGCGCACGCCCGGCACCCCTTCGAGCGCCTGGGTCACGGCTTTCTGGCAATGCTGGCAGGTCATGCCGCTGACCGAGAGTTCGGTGAGGTCGAGTTCGGGACCGCTGGTCTTCGGAGCGTTGGGATACTGGGTCATGGCCTGACCTTACCTGGCGGCCCGGCGCGGCGGTGCAGAAGCCGCTAAAGTTTTCATCACCCTTTACCCCACTTCAGCGCGGCGAGAAGTGCAGGCGGTTGCCGCTGGGGTCGCCGAGTTCCAGCCCCCCCTCGCCCAGGTCGAGGGGCAGACCGACTCCCTGAAGCCGCGCCAGCAGCGAGGCGAACTCGCCTGGCTTCAGGGTGAAGTGGGCCAGCCGCAAGGCGGGGGTGTGCGGCGCGGGCGGCGCGGCTCCGCGGCTCT encodes the following:
- a CDS encoding CopZ family metallochaperone, giving the protein MTQYPNAPKTSGPELDLTELSVSGMTCQHCQKAVTQALEGVPGVREVSVDLSSGLARVRGEAEPQALLNAVQEEGYQVALRQ